In one Thermococcus sp. 2319x1 genomic region, the following are encoded:
- a CDS encoding MazG nucleotide pyrophosphohydrolase domain-containing protein produces the protein MHIREFQELIRELYFHRDKRRGLEKTFLWFTEEVGELAEALRKNDREAMEEEFADVLAWLVSLANIAGVDVEEAAKKKYPGVCPYCGKNPCECEKE, from the coding sequence ATGCACATAAGGGAGTTCCAAGAGCTCATTAGGGAACTTTACTTCCACCGGGATAAGAGGAGGGGCTTGGAGAAGACCTTCCTATGGTTTACTGAGGAGGTAGGCGAGCTGGCCGAGGCATTGAGGAAAAACGATAGAGAGGCCATGGAAGAGGAGTTTGCCGACGTTTTAGCGTGGCTTGTGAGCCTGGCCAACATAGCTGGAGTTGATGTGGAGGAAGCGGCGAAGAAGAAGTATCCGGGAGTCTGCCCCTACTGCGGGAAGAACCCCTGTGAGTGCGAGAAGGAGTGA
- a CDS encoding type II toxin-antitoxin system VapC family toxin — MIALASRTDRNHKEAKEFFEKSIRSGIKFVVGRPVLVEFLNGVSKRVNKKTAIQLYKSYAKSRVVIIEKEREEDWEKAWEIFEKYEHQNDMDVVDCLSFAIMERLKIKEAFTFDRDFEVYGFKRLPDR; from the coding sequence ATGATAGCGTTAGCCAGCAGAACCGACAGAAATCATAAAGAAGCAAAAGAGTTTTTTGAAAAATCTATTAGGAGCGGCATAAAGTTCGTTGTTGGCAGGCCAGTACTGGTGGAGTTCCTTAATGGGGTTTCAAAGAGGGTTAACAAGAAGACTGCGATTCAGCTTTATAAAAGCTACGCAAAGAGTAGGGTTGTGATAATTGAGAAAGAAAGGGAAGAAGACTGGGAAAAGGCCTGGGAGATATTTGAGAAGTATGAGCATCAGAACGACATGGATGTCGTAGATTGCTTGAGCTTTGCTATAATGGAGAGGCTGAAAATCAAGGAAGCTTTTACTTTTGACCGGGACTTTGAGGTTTATGGGTTCAAGAGGCTACCGGATCGTTGA
- a CDS encoding DUF126 domain-containing protein: MRLKGRKITRGKAKGVALVSKKPLSFLGGVDPKTGIVKDIESDIRGEIIKDKILVFPRGKGSTVGSYVIYQLKKNGVAPKAIVVEEAETIVATGAIIAEIPMVDKVDISKIKSGQIVEVDADRGEVIIEE; encoded by the coding sequence ATGAGACTTAAGGGAAGAAAAATCACCAGAGGAAAGGCAAAGGGAGTTGCCCTTGTCTCAAAAAAGCCTCTCTCATTTTTAGGGGGTGTCGACCCAAAAACTGGCATAGTGAAGGACATCGAGAGTGACATCAGGGGAGAGATCATAAAGGACAAAATCCTTGTATTTCCGAGGGGCAAAGGCTCGACTGTTGGCTCTTACGTCATTTACCAGCTGAAGAAAAACGGTGTTGCACCTAAGGCAATAGTTGTTGAAGAGGCAGAGACGATTGTAGCAACGGGAGCTATTATTGCAGAAATCCCCATGGTGGACAAAGTGGACATAAGCAAGATCAAGAGCGGCCAGATCGTTGAGGTGGATGCGGACAGGGGGGAGGTAATCATAGAGGAATAG
- a CDS encoding MoxR family ATPase, giving the protein MRVEEVYEKGNEILNEVGKAIVGKREVLKLMLATILADGHILIEDLPGLAKTLMAKSFASALGVEFKRVQFTPDLLPSDILGVSVFNQKTLEFEFKKGPVFTNILLADEVNRAPPKTQSALLEAMQERQVTIEGKTYQLEKPFVVIATQNPIEQEGTYPLPEAQLDRFLVRLRVGYPTKEEELEILKRRIKRKKEEVDIGQITSAEEVVEMQRAVEDVYVSDAVLEYITEIVRATRENKKEIEVGASPRGTLALLKLSRAYAVLEGRDYVIPDDVKKVAIPALSHRLILKRELWYTRVSQEMVMERMLEKIPVPKFE; this is encoded by the coding sequence ATGAGAGTAGAGGAAGTTTATGAAAAAGGAAACGAGATTTTAAATGAAGTTGGAAAGGCAATAGTTGGGAAAAGGGAAGTCTTAAAGCTTATGCTGGCAACAATACTTGCCGATGGGCACATTCTCATTGAAGATCTCCCGGGATTGGCAAAGACATTAATGGCAAAGAGCTTTGCCTCGGCACTGGGAGTTGAGTTCAAAAGGGTTCAATTTACACCGGATTTACTTCCCTCAGATATACTCGGTGTTAGTGTTTTCAACCAGAAAACCCTTGAATTCGAGTTCAAAAAAGGGCCGGTGTTTACAAACATCCTTCTTGCCGATGAGGTCAACAGGGCACCCCCAAAGACTCAATCAGCTTTGCTTGAGGCTATGCAGGAGAGGCAGGTAACTATAGAAGGGAAAACCTACCAGCTTGAGAAGCCCTTTGTCGTAATAGCCACCCAAAACCCGATTGAGCAAGAGGGAACATACCCCTTGCCAGAGGCACAGCTCGATAGATTTCTCGTCAGGCTCAGGGTGGGTTACCCGACCAAGGAGGAGGAGCTCGAGATTCTCAAGAGGAGGATCAAGAGAAAGAAGGAAGAAGTGGATATAGGCCAAATAACCTCTGCTGAAGAGGTTGTAGAGATGCAGAGGGCAGTTGAGGATGTTTATGTGAGCGATGCCGTTCTTGAATACATAACCGAGATAGTGAGGGCAACAAGGGAAAATAAAAAGGAAATTGAAGTTGGAGCATCTCCAAGAGGAACTTTAGCTCTGCTCAAGCTTTCGAGGGCATACGCTGTTTTGGAAGGCAGGGACTACGTTATCCCAGATGACGTGAAGAAAGTTGCCATACCTGCACTAAGTCATAGGCTCATACTGAAGAGGGAGCTTTGGTATACGCGGGTAAGTCAAGAGATGGTCATGGAGAGAATGCTTGAAAAAATACCCGTTCCAAAGTTTGAGTGA
- a CDS encoding class III signal peptide-containing protein has protein sequence MKKAQGSLEYSAMIALVLVIILVAVFYLGEGVVPKTINSAQQAQLLQYQDSVEIIKSNYEATGTWGKLKAQTISCSNGQCEFNGETKEIDDSTFTYSDTLENAYNKCIYENNLDSCKAIVYVLGD, from the coding sequence ATGAAAAAAGCTCAAGGTTCCCTCGAGTATTCTGCAATGATTGCCCTCGTTCTTGTCATAATATTGGTTGCGGTTTTTTACCTTGGCGAAGGTGTTGTTCCGAAGACAATAAACTCCGCCCAGCAGGCCCAGCTTCTCCAGTATCAGGATAGCGTTGAGATCATAAAGAGCAATTACGAAGCCACGGGAACTTGGGGGAAACTCAAAGCCCAAACCATCTCCTGCTCGAACGGGCAGTGTGAGTTCAACGGGGAGACAAAAGAGATAGACGACTCCACCTTTACATACTCAGACACCCTTGAGAACGCCTACAACAAGTGCATCTACGAGAACAACCTGGACTCATGCAAAGCGATAGTTTATGTTTTGGGCGATTAG
- a CDS encoding HEAT repeat domain-containing protein translates to MLSEGNFEEALRSAAKDPKYVDAIVELLNEENPGIRGDALLLIGELTVRHKDLVMPYVEEGLPITVLSLINDPNPYVKENAMQSFEIMLRYFPWVGEKFRNEMTSLLLEILQTGDKNKKAFAILMLGKLKVKEALPLIEEFRNVSDTVILPLEGIKWVPLGEIAEKVIKELGGDGND, encoded by the coding sequence ATGCTCTCGGAGGGAAACTTTGAGGAGGCTCTCCGCTCTGCAGCGAAAGATCCAAAGTATGTGGACGCCATAGTGGAGCTCCTCAACGAGGAGAACCCGGGGATAAGGGGAGATGCGCTTCTCCTCATTGGAGAGCTAACGGTCAGGCACAAAGACCTTGTGATGCCATACGTTGAAGAAGGGCTCCCCATAACCGTGCTTTCGCTTATAAACGACCCCAATCCTTATGTTAAAGAAAACGCCATGCAGAGCTTTGAGATCATGCTGAGATACTTCCCATGGGTTGGGGAAAAGTTCAGGAATGAAATGACTTCTCTACTGCTTGAGATTCTCCAGACGGGAGATAAAAACAAGAAGGCCTTTGCGATTCTAATGCTTGGAAAGCTAAAGGTGAAAGAAGCCCTTCCGTTAATAGAGGAATTCAGAAACGTCAGCGATACCGTAATTTTGCCCCTGGAAGGCATCAAATGGGTGCCCCTCGGAGAGATAGCGGAGAAGGTTATAAAAGAGCTTGGAGGTGATGGAAATGATTAA
- a CDS encoding aconitase X — protein sequence MYLTKEEELILAGEYGYALQKAMEILVALGDIYGADRLIPIKSAQVAGVSYKNIGDAGIEFLKDLVNSGAKVSVYTTLNPAGIGDELFMEKQREILELYRAMGIEVTSTCTPYYGANLPKFGDHIAWSESSAVIFANSIIGARTNREGGPSSLAAAIVGKTPNYGLHLEENRKATVIVEVKAKLKDFADYSFLGYYLGRALKNDIPYFKNLKPEKTDYLKELGASMAATGSIALYHVEGETPEYRHAIGDKLERIEVDEKGLEEVKEKFNAEWREIDAIVIGCPHASIQEIKEVAELLKMRRKPLKVPLLITASRAVKALSDTLGYTEVIERYNGRIIADGCLIVSPVERWYEGIATNSGKASFYFSSAGLKVRLEDTERLILEAP from the coding sequence ATGTACCTCACAAAGGAGGAGGAACTGATACTTGCCGGAGAATACGGCTATGCATTGCAAAAGGCCATGGAAATCCTTGTTGCATTGGGAGATATCTATGGGGCGGATAGATTGATTCCGATTAAAAGTGCTCAGGTGGCTGGGGTTTCTTACAAAAATATCGGAGATGCCGGAATAGAGTTTCTGAAAGACCTCGTTAATTCCGGGGCGAAGGTTAGCGTTTATACTACTCTCAATCCGGCTGGCATAGGAGACGAGCTATTCATGGAGAAGCAGAGGGAAATACTCGAGCTCTATAGGGCCATGGGAATAGAGGTCACCTCCACCTGCACCCCCTACTACGGTGCAAACCTTCCGAAGTTTGGTGACCATATAGCATGGAGCGAGAGCTCCGCGGTTATCTTTGCAAACTCCATAATAGGAGCGAGAACAAACAGGGAAGGCGGACCCTCAAGCCTTGCAGCCGCAATCGTTGGCAAAACTCCAAATTATGGTCTCCACCTTGAGGAGAACAGAAAGGCAACGGTAATCGTTGAGGTGAAAGCAAAGCTCAAAGACTTTGCAGACTACAGCTTTTTGGGCTACTACCTCGGCAGAGCTCTGAAGAACGATATACCCTACTTCAAGAACCTTAAACCGGAAAAGACGGATTACCTCAAGGAATTAGGAGCTTCAATGGCGGCAACGGGCTCAATAGCACTCTACCATGTTGAAGGCGAGACTCCGGAATACAGGCACGCCATAGGGGACAAGCTCGAGAGAATTGAGGTTGATGAGAAGGGACTCGAAGAGGTTAAGGAAAAGTTCAACGCAGAGTGGAGAGAGATAGATGCAATAGTAATAGGCTGTCCCCATGCTTCAATTCAGGAGATAAAAGAGGTGGCAGAGCTTTTGAAGATGAGGAGGAAGCCTTTGAAAGTGCCGCTCTTAATAACCGCAAGCAGGGCTGTGAAGGCCCTCTCGGATACCTTGGGCTATACCGAGGTTATAGAGCGATATAACGGAAGGATAATAGCCGACGGCTGTTTAATAGTATCTCCGGTGGAGAGGTGGTATGAGGGGATAGCCACTAACAGCGGAAAGGCGAGCTTTTACTTCTCCTCGGCCGGGCTGAAGGTGAGGCTTGAGGACACTGAAAGGCTAATCCTCGAGGCACCGTGA
- a CDS encoding site-2 protease family protein, which yields MAEGIYKCVKCGHREVRESNAALLENSCPKCGSDMVLVGFEIEPVEETFNEPLMEKLSEFYSLGEMQAKGDVMAFEVLSVKETNFERVLKELEKLGYWAALKKREGKVALFVFPAQQVKEENPLIGIGLFIATVLSTLFAGYWLSSSYISFLDQYNLPGIRNIYLNALAFSISVLAILGTHEMGHKIAATLHGVKSTFPYFIPFPNILGTLGAVIRVKSPIPTRNAAIDLGSSGPIAGFIVAIPVLLIGLRLSPTLPISAAQMEGEIAFGQSLIMLLLERYIFRVPGDYVIYLHPVAIAGWVGILVTFLNLIPAAQLDGGHIARAFLGEKLHSILTFGLGLAMIGLSVLWAGWLIWGFIILLMGRIGNPGALDEVSPVSPKRIVLALIVLAIFILSATPVPISVVQ from the coding sequence ATGGCAGAGGGTATTTACAAGTGCGTTAAATGTGGCCATAGAGAGGTTAGAGAGTCCAACGCAGCTTTGCTGGAAAATTCTTGTCCAAAGTGCGGCTCGGACATGGTTCTTGTTGGCTTTGAGATTGAGCCGGTTGAGGAAACCTTTAACGAGCCTCTCATGGAAAAGCTCAGCGAGTTTTATTCTCTTGGCGAGATGCAGGCTAAAGGAGACGTAATGGCTTTTGAGGTTTTATCGGTGAAAGAGACCAACTTCGAGAGGGTTCTTAAGGAGCTTGAGAAGCTCGGCTACTGGGCGGCATTGAAAAAGAGGGAAGGCAAAGTTGCTCTCTTCGTTTTTCCAGCGCAGCAGGTTAAGGAAGAAAACCCCCTCATCGGCATAGGGCTTTTTATTGCAACGGTTTTGAGCACCCTCTTTGCGGGCTACTGGCTTTCAAGTTCTTATATATCCTTTCTTGACCAGTACAACCTCCCGGGGATAAGGAACATCTATCTAAATGCCCTGGCCTTTTCAATAAGCGTTTTGGCTATTCTTGGCACCCACGAGATGGGGCACAAGATAGCGGCTACCCTTCACGGCGTAAAGTCAACTTTTCCTTACTTCATACCGTTTCCAAACATACTCGGCACTCTTGGAGCTGTTATAAGGGTTAAATCCCCAATACCAACGAGAAACGCCGCCATAGACCTGGGCTCAAGCGGACCCATAGCGGGATTCATCGTTGCCATTCCAGTGCTACTTATAGGGTTAAGGCTCTCTCCAACCTTACCAATCTCTGCTGCTCAAATGGAGGGCGAGATAGCCTTTGGACAAAGCCTTATAATGCTCCTCCTTGAGAGGTACATCTTTAGGGTTCCCGGGGACTATGTGATTTACCTCCACCCGGTGGCGATAGCCGGGTGGGTGGGAATACTTGTGACATTCCTAAACCTAATCCCAGCCGCCCAGCTTGATGGTGGCCACATAGCGAGGGCCTTCCTTGGGGAAAAGCTCCACTCGATTTTGACCTTTGGTCTGGGCTTGGCAATGATTGGGCTAAGTGTCCTCTGGGCAGGGTGGCTCATCTGGGGCTTCATAATCCTCCTCATGGGAAGAATAGGAAACCCGGGGGCTTTAGATGAGGTCAGCCCAGTTTCGCCTAAGAGAATAGTTCTGGCTTTGATAGTGCTCGCAATATTCATCCTCTCGGCAACGCCAGTGCCCATAAGCGTTGTCCAGTGA
- a CDS encoding class III signal peptide-containing protein — protein sequence MINLKKLFRRKKGQGALEYLFMIAAALIIIFVVVRYISSTGQQAASQGDITVLQSQAELVKSSFQAKGWWSNSTTVSYDNNSTKLTLNIPGVSPSPQYSVPTEYKDTLSTYFGSSNKSIITVYNECQAGKLEACQVFGVLAGSTT from the coding sequence ATGATAAACCTGAAGAAGTTGTTTAGGAGGAAGAAGGGTCAGGGTGCGCTGGAGTACCTCTTCATGATAGCAGCGGCCCTGATAATAATCTTTGTTGTGGTTAGGTATATATCAAGCACTGGGCAGCAGGCTGCTTCACAAGGGGACATAACGGTGTTGCAAAGTCAAGCGGAACTTGTAAAATCATCATTCCAAGCAAAAGGGTGGTGGAGTAATAGTACAACTGTTTCATACGATAATAATAGTACGAAGTTGACCCTAAATATACCTGGCGTTTCTCCCAGCCCACAATACAGCGTCCCCACTGAATATAAGGATACACTTTCCACTTATTTCGGCAGCAGCAACAAGTCTATAATAACGGTCTACAATGAGTGCCAAGCTGGTAAGTTGGAAGCTTGCCAAGTCTTCGGAGTTCTTGCAGGTTCAACGACCTGA
- a CDS encoding class III signal peptide-containing protein — translation MSRKGQGSLEYLFMVAAALIIIFAVVSYISGSGSQATQQGDIALLQSQAELAKSKLTAKGLWNDEYCFYILSESYSKDKVGSKYGISIKDKGSNGKCDKSDRVIYYLDYSGSEYREEVKALYGDGKYNLKTLKELYDQCLAGDENACKVIITLDESLWIPQ, via the coding sequence ATGAGCCGGAAGGGTCAAGGCTCACTGGAGTACCTCTTCATGGTTGCCGCAGCATTGATAATAATCTTCGCTGTGGTGAGTTATATCAGCGGTTCTGGAAGCCAAGCTACACAACAAGGTGACATTGCATTACTGCAAAGCCAGGCAGAGCTTGCAAAATCTAAGCTAACTGCTAAAGGCCTCTGGAACGACGAATACTGCTTTTACATCCTCTCGGAGAGTTATTCCAAAGACAAAGTTGGCTCCAAATACGGCATAAGCATAAAGGACAAAGGCTCAAATGGGAAGTGTGATAAGAGTGACAGGGTCATCTACTACCTCGACTACAGTGGCTCGGAATACAGGGAGGAAGTGAAGGCCCTCTACGGGGACGGGAAATATAATCTGAAAACCCTTAAGGAGCTCTATGACCAATGCCTCGCAGGTGATGAAAACGCTTGCAAGGTAATAATCACCCTCGACGAGTCGTTGTGGATTCCTCAATAG
- a CDS encoding DUF58 domain-containing protein, with the protein MKEFYPTGKALQLLLVLWIGVLIAFFTLRWDMVYLVLPILWLFFIAVAFFKPKLDVEIKRILPHDRILEGETVEVRLTVKSNERIPSLRLVDGTPGELEVIEGKNEFLLSLKKDEVRELSYKIRVRRGVHEFSWIYLSYQDPFGFFKRDKAVELYDELIGVPLIEDVITPYSTKGTKITVGPLPSPRIGEGVEFHAIREYQPGDPFKIINWKATAKMGKIMSNEYESERKVDVVIIVDAGYLGGRVIDYSVRAAASLMLDCLKNGTSFGLLLSESVPLWVRVDYGKRHFFRCVDILSTARPDKNNLIAYQVEHLIRTRFPANAQIIYISPLVSEESRRALEMIYRYGYKIIVISPDLYSAIEPRSKEEELAVRILALKRKAYLRKLSAYALIIDWDTRKPLRSAIAEVIKL; encoded by the coding sequence ATGAAGGAATTTTATCCAACTGGAAAAGCCCTTCAGCTTCTTCTTGTACTATGGATAGGGGTACTCATTGCTTTCTTTACCCTTCGCTGGGATATGGTATATCTTGTCCTTCCGATACTTTGGCTGTTTTTCATAGCGGTTGCATTTTTTAAACCAAAACTTGACGTGGAGATTAAGAGAATCCTGCCTCACGACAGAATTCTTGAAGGAGAAACCGTGGAAGTAAGATTAACCGTAAAGTCCAACGAAAGAATTCCAAGCTTAAGGCTTGTGGATGGCACACCGGGGGAGCTTGAGGTTATTGAAGGTAAGAACGAGTTCTTACTTTCCCTAAAAAAAGATGAAGTGAGGGAGCTTTCCTACAAGATTAGGGTACGCAGAGGGGTTCATGAGTTTAGCTGGATATACTTGAGCTACCAAGATCCATTTGGATTTTTCAAAAGGGACAAGGCGGTTGAGCTGTATGATGAGCTTATCGGTGTTCCGCTCATAGAGGACGTCATCACTCCCTACTCCACAAAGGGTACGAAAATAACCGTTGGTCCCTTGCCATCTCCAAGGATAGGTGAAGGAGTAGAGTTTCACGCCATAAGGGAATACCAGCCCGGGGATCCTTTCAAGATAATAAACTGGAAAGCAACTGCAAAGATGGGCAAAATAATGAGCAACGAGTATGAGAGCGAGAGAAAAGTTGATGTTGTGATAATAGTGGACGCTGGCTATTTGGGGGGCAGGGTTATAGACTACTCTGTAAGGGCTGCTGCCTCTCTCATGCTCGACTGCCTTAAAAACGGCACGAGCTTTGGTCTTTTGCTTTCGGAGAGCGTCCCCCTGTGGGTTAGGGTGGATTATGGAAAGAGGCATTTCTTCAGGTGTGTTGACATTCTAAGCACTGCTAGGCCGGATAAAAATAACCTAATCGCCTATCAGGTTGAACATCTTATAAGGACGCGCTTTCCTGCAAATGCCCAGATAATCTACATCTCACCCCTTGTTAGCGAAGAGAGCAGAAGGGCCCTTGAGATGATTTATCGCTACGGATACAAGATAATAGTGATCTCCCCGGATCTGTATTCAGCCATCGAGCCAAGAAGCAAAGAGGAAGAGCTGGCGGTTAGGATACTGGCCCTCAAGAGGAAAGCATACTTAAGGAAGCTTTCCGCCTATGCCTTAATAATAGACTGGGATACCAGAAAACCCCTTAGAAGCGCCATCGCAGAGGTGATCAAGTTATGA
- a CDS encoding dihydrodipicolinate synthase family protein, with product MRGVIVPLVTPFNEDYSIDFPALEEHINYLQNAGVHGIFINATTGEFTSLSFEERKLIAEKGREIVTSTFYLVGTASTNTFEVVELTKHAQDIGADYVVIAPPYYCPLSDEALFNHYSIIAEKTDIPIILYNIPGCTTPLSVPLIKKLATEYSNIAGIKETIDSINHVRDVIFEVKEERGDFKVFTGLDQHFLNTLLLGGDGGIMACANFAPELHLALYKAFEDKDFEKAMEYARKLAKLSKVYDLASSFGSAIKIAMGIRGFSIKPILRPPYTMDGEEVIGKVKDLLSSLGLVP from the coding sequence ATGAGAGGAGTGATAGTTCCCCTTGTAACGCCTTTTAATGAGGACTACTCCATAGACTTTCCTGCACTGGAAGAACATATAAACTACCTTCAAAACGCCGGAGTACATGGAATCTTCATCAATGCAACAACTGGAGAATTCACAAGCCTCAGCTTCGAAGAAAGAAAGCTTATCGCAGAGAAGGGCAGGGAGATTGTTACCTCAACTTTCTATCTGGTAGGAACGGCTTCAACAAACACCTTTGAAGTGGTTGAGCTGACTAAGCATGCCCAAGATATCGGGGCGGATTATGTGGTTATAGCGCCCCCCTATTACTGTCCTCTCAGTGATGAGGCACTCTTTAACCACTACTCCATAATAGCAGAGAAAACGGATATCCCAATAATCCTCTACAACATCCCGGGCTGTACAACTCCTCTAAGCGTTCCACTCATCAAAAAGCTCGCCACTGAGTACTCAAACATAGCCGGCATAAAGGAGACCATAGATAGCATAAACCATGTTAGGGATGTCATATTTGAGGTCAAAGAAGAAAGAGGGGACTTTAAGGTTTTTACGGGCTTAGATCAGCACTTCCTCAATACGCTCCTCCTTGGAGGTGACGGAGGGATAATGGCATGCGCAAACTTTGCCCCGGAGCTCCATCTTGCCCTATACAAAGCCTTTGAAGATAAGGACTTTGAAAAAGCTATGGAATATGCCAGAAAGCTTGCCAAACTTTCAAAGGTTTACGACCTCGCATCTTCCTTCGGCTCTGCAATAAAGATAGCAATGGGCATAAGGGGCTTCTCCATAAAGCCCATCCTAAGACCCCCATACACGATGGACGGAGAAGAGGTTATAGGGAAGGTAAAAGACCTCTTGTCTTCACTGGGTCTTGTACCTTAA
- a CDS encoding HTH domain-containing protein — translation MLVFIECESSSIESCLEELRKKAEVLKKIPGRIDKAKIELSFGAFMSVRISLSIEVDKNYGKMVIAEYSSGKDVLERLQEKMGEKVKNAQIVDFTFGTYTMPITRRKYAVGIAVVNIPRERESFDNLSIEERRAILRKALELFGWNPKVLNISEIARLFNVSRDSIYNDIEQILKES, via the coding sequence ATGCTGGTCTTCATAGAGTGCGAGTCATCGAGCATTGAAAGCTGTTTAGAGGAGCTCAGAAAAAAGGCCGAAGTTTTAAAGAAAATCCCGGGAAGAATAGATAAAGCCAAGATAGAGCTCTCTTTCGGTGCCTTTATGAGCGTTAGAATAAGCCTGAGCATAGAGGTGGACAAAAACTATGGGAAGATGGTAATAGCTGAATACTCATCAGGGAAGGACGTCCTCGAAAGGCTGCAGGAGAAGATGGGGGAGAAGGTAAAGAATGCCCAAATAGTGGACTTCACCTTCGGAACCTACACTATGCCAATAACCAGAAGGAAATATGCCGTAGGGATAGCGGTTGTGAACATACCAAGAGAAAGAGAAAGCTTCGATAATTTGAGCATTGAAGAAAGGAGGGCAATCCTGAGAAAAGCCCTTGAGCTTTTTGGCTGGAATCCAAAGGTTTTGAACATCTCTGAGATAGCGAGGCTATTCAACGTCTCGAGGGATTCAATCTACAACGACATAGAGCAGATTTTGAAGGAAAGTTAG
- the prf1 gene encoding peptide chain release factor aRF-1 — MSHKSAEMYELKKKVEELKKIRGRGTELVSLYIPAGYDINKVMQQLREEYGTAQNIKSKTTRKNVLGALERAMQHLKLYKQTPETGLALFVGNVSEQEGVTDIQLFAIIPPEPLNVRLYRCDQTFVTEPLEEMLRVKDAYGLITVEKNEATIGLLRGKKIEVIEELTSNVPGKTRAGGQSARRYERIREQETHEFMKRIGEHATKAFLPLLEKDELKGIIVGGPGPTKEEFVEGDYLHHELKKKIIGVVDISYHGEYGLRELVEKASDILKEHEAIRERKLVQEFFRHLVKDTGLITYGEKEVRKALELGAVDVLLISEGYDRVRVKAKCNHCGWEELKTMTESEYEVYKKNLKTCPKCGSQNISFEKWDVAEELIKMAEESGAEVEVISLDTEDGQQFYRAFGGLGAILRYKTQ, encoded by the coding sequence ATGTCTCACAAATCTGCTGAAATGTATGAGCTCAAAAAGAAGGTAGAAGAGCTTAAGAAGATTCGAGGTCGAGGGACTGAACTGGTTTCCCTTTACATCCCCGCCGGTTACGACATAAACAAGGTTATGCAGCAGCTTAGGGAAGAGTACGGCACGGCACAAAACATCAAATCAAAGACAACTCGAAAGAACGTTCTCGGAGCTCTGGAAAGGGCAATGCAGCATCTCAAGCTCTACAAACAAACTCCGGAGACGGGCTTGGCCTTATTTGTTGGAAACGTCAGCGAACAGGAAGGGGTAACGGATATACAGCTTTTTGCCATAATCCCACCCGAACCGTTGAACGTGAGGCTCTATCGATGTGACCAAACCTTTGTTACGGAGCCTCTTGAGGAGATGCTCCGAGTTAAAGATGCCTACGGCTTAATAACGGTTGAAAAGAACGAAGCGACTATAGGCCTTCTGAGGGGGAAGAAGATAGAGGTCATTGAGGAGCTCACCTCCAACGTTCCCGGAAAGACAAGGGCCGGTGGTCAGTCTGCAAGGAGATATGAGAGAATTAGGGAGCAGGAAACGCATGAGTTCATGAAGAGGATTGGAGAGCATGCAACGAAGGCTTTCCTTCCCCTCCTTGAAAAAGATGAGCTTAAGGGAATCATTGTCGGCGGTCCCGGACCCACGAAGGAGGAGTTCGTTGAAGGGGATTATTTACACCACGAGCTCAAGAAAAAGATAATTGGCGTTGTTGACATAAGCTATCACGGCGAGTACGGGCTGAGGGAGCTCGTTGAAAAGGCAAGCGACATACTAAAGGAGCACGAGGCAATTAGAGAGAGAAAGCTCGTGCAGGAGTTCTTCAGACACCTGGTCAAGGACACGGGCTTGATAACCTATGGAGAGAAGGAAGTAAGAAAAGCTCTGGAGCTTGGAGCCGTTGATGTGCTCCTGATAAGCGAAGGCTACGACAGGGTTCGCGTTAAGGCAAAGTGCAACCACTGCGGCTGGGAAGAGCTCAAGACCATGACCGAGAGCGAATACGAAGTTTACAAGAAGAACCTTAAAACATGCCCCAAATGTGGAAGCCAAAACATAAGCTTTGAAAAATGGGATGTTGCGGAGGAGTTAATAAAAATGGCGGAGGAGAGCGGGGCTGAAGTTGAAGTGATTTCCCTTGACACCGAGGATGGACAGCAGTTCTACAGGGCATTTGGTGGACTCGGGGCAATTTTAAGGTACAAGACCCAGTGA